The stretch of DNA ATGCATCTGCAATGCACATACACCATAGCGTCTTTGCGGATTCGCAAAATGTTTTCTATGATCAGAATGATACGGTTGCAGGCCTCAGTCAGACTGCAAGATACTACATCGGAGGCATACTGGATCATGCGCCTGCCCTGTCTGCAATAGCAAACCCGACTACAAACTCGTACAAGAGACTTGTTCCAGGATATGAGGCCCCAGTAGGCATTTGTTGGGGCCTAAGCAATAGAACCGCCGCAATAAGAATTCCAAAAACGTTCAATGAGAGCAGTGCCTCAAAACGCATTGAATATCGTGTCCCAGATCCCACCGCCAACATTTACCTATTAGAGTCGGCGATTTTGCTTGCGGGAATTGACGGAATAAAAAGAAAAATCGATCCCGGCAGCCCAGTGGAGGAAAGTGTCTATGCAATGACCCCGCAGAAACTAAGGGAACACAATGTCAGGTTTCTCCCATCGAGTCTCAAAGAGTCCCTTGACGCATTGTGCTCAGACAGTGGATTTTTGAGCCAGGTCTTTACGGACGAATTTCTGGATACGTATTGTTCTCTAAAATACAAGGAGTATTCCTTGTTTGCGCAAACGCCCACGGTGTGGGAGATTGCAAAATATTCTGACATGTGATTAGGTTGTATTTTGTATGTCTGGATCTTTTGGCATCTGTGATTTTGCCCTGCTCAGCGCGACAGTAGTAATTATGACTGAGCTTAGTATTACCACAAAAACAATCTGCGGGTAATATTCCGCGTTTTGTAGGCCCATCGTGAGTGGGATTGTTGCCATCACGGCAGCTGCAAGACCCCGTGGAATCATTGCTATTGTGACTAGATTGTCAAACTTGGGGAATTTTTTGCGAAGCGATATTGAGACTATTGGGATTCTTGTGGCATAGATGAGAATTGCGCCTATTACGCCAAATATGATGAATTCTATTCGGCCCAGCGTTGCAAGCAGGCCTACGAACACAAAGAAAAACGAGCGGACAAGAAAGGTCAGCTGGTTGTGGGTCGGATCGTCCAGAGAAATCTCTGGCAGCTTGAATTTGAGGCGTTTTGATAATACCTGCTTGTTGCCAAGCATCAGGCCAAAAATCAGGGGCGCCAGAGCACCGGTTCCGCCAAGGGATTTTTCTGCAAAAAATATCACAAACAATATTCCAATTGTGAGCATGTAGGAGTGTTGCGCATTTTTGAATTTGGTGGTGACATATGCCCATGGTATCCCTATTGCAAACCCAAGCAACAGTCCAACCCCGATTGATTTTGCAAATGACGATACTGCAACTGCCGGATCAAACACTCCTGAAACCAGCATCTCGATTAGGACAAACGCAGTAATGGTGACAAGAATGTCAGTCATTGCAGACTCTAAAGAGAGCATGGATCTTGTCTGATCAGAAATAGGAAACCTTCGCACCAGGCCGAACACAATAATCGAGCTGCTTCCCCCAACTATTACTCCAAGCAGGATGCTTTCGATTAATCCCCACTGCAACCCATAGAATGCAACAAGCGTCACTGAAAATATCGAGGCCAAAAAGCCAAGAATTGCAAGGACCAGCGCATAGTGCGCAGTTTTGACCACATTTCTAATATCCAGATTAAGGCCGCCATCAAACATTATGAGAATAAGTGCAACTGCAGCAAAATACGGCACAACATCAATTACGGTGCTTGTCGGGATTATGCCAAGCACTGGCCCTATGACCACCCCGAGGACCATCAAAAACGCAATGTCCGGAATCCCGGTTTTCCTAAAGAATGCTTCTCCTGCGACGCCCAAAAAAATGATTATTGCGCCTGCAAGCAACAACACCGGTGCAGACATGATTTCACCAATAAGAGGCTCAAACTTTGGCATGGAATCCTGAAATTTGAAGAGGTTTTCCAAAGCAGGCCCAAGATTATT from Candidatus Nitrosotenuis aquarius encodes:
- a CDS encoding cation:proton antiporter, whose protein sequence is MEHDQIINNLGPALENLFKFQDSMPKFEPLIGEIMSAPVLLLAGAIIIFLGVAGEAFFRKTGIPDIAFLMVLGVVIGPVLGIIPTSTVIDVVPYFAAVALILIMFDGGLNLDIRNVVKTAHYALVLAILGFLASIFSVTLVAFYGLQWGLIESILLGVIVGGSSSIIVFGLVRRFPISDQTRSMLSLESAMTDILVTITAFVLIEMLVSGVFDPAVAVSSFAKSIGVGLLLGFAIGIPWAYVTTKFKNAQHSYMLTIGILFVIFFAEKSLGGTGALAPLIFGLMLGNKQVLSKRLKFKLPEISLDDPTHNQLTFLVRSFFFVFVGLLATLGRIEFIIFGVIGAILIYATRIPIVSISLRKKFPKFDNLVTIAMIPRGLAAAVMATIPLTMGLQNAEYYPQIVFVVILSSVIITTVALSRAKSQMPKDPDIQNTT